The Lichenihabitans psoromatis genomic interval CCGACCCTCACGCTCGATCACCTTCCTACGACCTGGTGGCATGCCGAGGGAGAGCCCGATGGACGCGGCATCACGGTCGAGCCGCTCGAGGTCATGATGGCCCGCATGGAGCAGTTCGTCACCGCCCTCAAGACCCGCCGGGAAGCCACGATCGCGCTCGTCGGGCATGGCACGTTTTTCCACCACCTCACCGGGCGATGGCTCGCCAATTGTGAAGTGATGGAGTGGCATTGGGATCACCCGCGCGTGCCGGCGGGCGACTGACCGGGCGGCGGTTCAGAACTCCTTGGTGCGCTTAGCCGGATCCGGCTCGATCAGCAGCTGGCATTTGAAGCTGAGCTTCGCCAGATTCTTGTTGAGACACTCGACGATCTGCTTTTCGTCCGGCACCGCATCGTTACACACCTTGAACACATCGGCTTGACAGGCGTCCTGCTGGCTCTTGGTGCCGCGCGCGTCCGCGAAGGCGACGGTGGTCGAGGCGATAGCCAGAGCGGCAGCGAGACAGGTCATGCGACCAAACATCGTTTCTTCCTTATGCGTGACGAACTCCGACCGCCGGTCGCGTCCGAGAGACTGGCGAAGGCGATCGAAAGCGTTCCCGCTGATTGATCGCCGTCAACGCCGACCCCGACAGCGGATGACGAGGTGGCATCGATGAAAGTCCTGCTTGATCTGACGCGATTGCGCCACGAGGGCAAGATCACGGCTGACGAATACGATAAATTGATGCGCCTGTCCGAGCGAGAGACCGGGTCGATGGCGCTCAATCTGCTTGTCGCTTTCGGGGTGGTGGCGGTCGGCGGCGCAACGCTCGCGCTGGCGCCAAGCATTGCCACCGCCGTGGCGCTGGGCATCGTCATCACCGGATTAGGCTTGGCACTCCGGCCACGCGCGCCTTTGGCAATGCTGGCCACCATCTGCATTCTGGTCGGCGCTCTTTT includes:
- a CDS encoding cysteine rich repeat-containing protein translates to MTCLAAALAIASTTVAFADARGTKSQQDACQADVFKVCNDAVPDEKQIVECLNKNLAKLSFKCQLLIEPDPAKRTKEF